One genomic window of Anaerolineae bacterium includes the following:
- a CDS encoding PstS family phosphate ABC transporter substrate-binding protein: MKRIVHVLAFILLAGAMVLSACAPAATPAPATATPAPATNTPVPPTATSAPTSAPATSEVSLPEVDPAQYSGTIIAAGSSTVYPLAERMAERFQDEGFTGTITIDSIGSGAGFERFCVKGETDISNASRPIKDSEVASCRSIGREPLEFRIGTDALAIVVSKENTFVKGLTKEELALVFTTAEKWSDVNPSWPAEPIKRFIPGTDSGTFDYFVEEVLNKDKAPILNAANTQMSEDDNVLVQGVLGSPYAIGFFGFAYYQENKGKLRALAIEGVEPNEATAESGEYPLARPLFLYSDAKIMKEKPQVAAFLNFFLTHVNEEILDVGYFPASEDALNQAKQTWLTAMGK; encoded by the coding sequence ATGAAGAGGATCGTCCACGTGCTCGCCTTCATTCTGCTCGCCGGAGCGATGGTACTGTCCGCCTGCGCGCCGGCCGCCACGCCTGCCCCGGCCACTGCCACCCCAGCGCCGGCCACCAACACGCCAGTGCCGCCTACTGCCACCTCCGCGCCGACCTCCGCCCCCGCTACCAGTGAGGTCAGCCTTCCCGAAGTCGACCCTGCCCAGTACTCCGGCACCATCATCGCCGCCGGCAGTTCCACGGTCTACCCGCTGGCAGAGCGCATGGCAGAGCGTTTTCAGGATGAAGGGTTCACCGGCACCATCACCATTGACTCCATCGGCAGCGGGGCCGGCTTTGAACGCTTCTGCGTCAAGGGGGAGACCGACATCTCCAACGCCAGCCGCCCGATCAAGGATTCCGAGGTAGCTTCGTGCCGCTCCATCGGTCGGGAACCCCTCGAATTTCGCATCGGCACCGATGCCCTGGCCATCGTGGTCAGCAAGGAGAACACCTTTGTCAAAGGGCTGACCAAGGAGGAACTGGCCCTCGTCTTCACCACCGCGGAAAAGTGGTCGGACGTCAACCCCTCTTGGCCGGCGGAACCCATCAAGCGCTTCATCCCCGGCACCGACAGCGGCACCTTCGACTACTTTGTGGAAGAGGTCCTGAACAAGGACAAAGCGCCTATCCTGAATGCCGCCAATACGCAGATGAGCGAGGACGATAACGTCCTGGTGCAGGGCGTGCTCGGCAGTCCGTACGCCATCGGCTTCTTCGGCTTCGCCTATTACCAGGAGAACAAGGGGAAACTGCGTGCGCTGGCTATCGAAGGGGTCGAGCCGAACGAGGCCACCGCGGAAAGCGGGGAGTATCCCCTGGCACGTCCCCTGTTCCTGTACTCGGATGCCAAGATCATGAAGGAAAAGCCCCAGGTCGCCGCTTTCCTGAACTTCTTCCTCACCCATGTGAACGAGGAGATCCTGGACGTCGGGTACTTCCCGGCCAGCGAGGATGCGCTGAACCAGGCCAAGCAGACCTGGCTGACTGCCATGGGCAAATAG